The following are from one region of the Carnobacterium gallinarum DSM 4847 genome:
- a CDS encoding sucrose-specific PTS transporter subunit IIBC → MNHKQVAKEINEALGENNIQAAAHCATRLRLVLKDETQVNQEKLDAIEDVKGTFQTNGQFQIIIGPGDVDNVYAELTALTGAKEASTDDLKAVALEGKKVNPIMAFIKVLSDIFVPIVPALVAGGLLMALNNVLTAQNLFGPTSIVENIPAVKDLADIINLMASAPFAFLPILVGFSATKRFGGNPYLGATMGMIMVMPSLINGYGVANAITDGSMPYWNILGMDVAQAGYQGSVLPVLAVSWIVATLEKFFHKRISKAFDFTFTPMLAIIITGFLTFILVGPAMRIVSDGLTNGLVWLYDTTGFLGMGIFGLFYSPIVITGLHQSFPAIETTLLADVAKTGGSFIFPIASMANIAQGAACLAIFFITKNDKQKSLASSASISALLGITEPAIFGVNLKLKFPFICGMIAAGIASAFIGLFHVLSVAMGPASVIGFISISANSIPMFIVCSIISFVLAFAMTYIYGKKVMAVETATGTYNVVAEEINEDPTSEAGVVRDEMIYAPVAGEVESLKQVNDKIFSAELMGKGAAVKPSEGIVYAPADGVITVTLAHAYGMKTDKGSEVLIHVGLDTVELKGEGFTTAVTNGQRVKKGDQIGTFDLALLANKGYDSTVMVIITNTLSYANVERITGKEVKAGDQLIALTQTNSGAML, encoded by the coding sequence ATGAACCATAAACAAGTTGCAAAAGAAATAAATGAGGCTTTGGGTGAGAATAATATCCAAGCAGCCGCTCATTGTGCAACCCGATTACGATTAGTATTAAAAGATGAAACCCAAGTGAATCAAGAAAAATTAGATGCGATTGAGGATGTAAAAGGAACTTTTCAAACCAATGGTCAATTTCAGATTATTATTGGACCAGGGGATGTAGATAATGTTTATGCAGAATTGACGGCTTTAACTGGAGCTAAGGAAGCATCAACAGATGATTTGAAAGCCGTTGCATTAGAAGGTAAAAAAGTAAACCCAATTATGGCTTTTATTAAAGTCTTATCTGATATATTCGTTCCAATTGTTCCGGCCTTAGTAGCCGGTGGTTTGTTAATGGCATTAAACAATGTGTTAACCGCTCAGAATTTATTCGGCCCAACCTCAATTGTAGAAAATATACCTGCAGTTAAAGACTTAGCAGACATTATTAACTTGATGGCTTCGGCTCCATTTGCTTTTTTACCTATTCTAGTTGGATTCTCAGCTACAAAACGTTTTGGAGGCAATCCTTATCTAGGTGCAACCATGGGAATGATCATGGTTATGCCAAGTCTTATCAATGGATATGGTGTTGCGAATGCAATTACAGATGGTTCAATGCCTTACTGGAATATTCTTGGAATGGATGTAGCACAAGCCGGTTATCAAGGTTCTGTTTTACCAGTGCTAGCAGTTTCCTGGATAGTAGCAACATTAGAAAAATTCTTCCATAAACGTATTTCAAAAGCGTTTGATTTTACGTTTACCCCAATGTTAGCCATTATTATTACAGGCTTTTTAACCTTTATTCTAGTCGGACCCGCTATGCGAATTGTTAGCGATGGTTTAACCAACGGTTTAGTATGGTTATATGATACAACAGGTTTCCTAGGAATGGGTATTTTCGGTTTGTTTTATTCTCCAATTGTCATTACGGGGTTGCATCAAAGCTTTCCAGCAATTGAAACAACCTTACTGGCAGATGTAGCAAAAACAGGTGGTTCTTTTATTTTCCCAATCGCTTCAATGGCCAATATTGCTCAAGGAGCAGCTTGTTTGGCAATCTTCTTTATTACAAAAAATGATAAACAAAAAAGTTTGGCGTCTTCTGCGAGTATTTCCGCATTATTAGGAATTACCGAACCAGCTATTTTTGGTGTTAATTTGAAACTAAAATTTCCTTTCATTTGTGGTATGATCGCAGCTGGAATTGCGTCAGCGTTTATTGGTTTATTCCATGTATTATCGGTTGCGATGGGACCAGCAAGTGTGATTGGATTTATCTCAATTTCTGCAAATTCAATTCCGATGTTTATTGTTTGTAGCATTATCAGTTTTGTGTTAGCTTTTGCAATGACTTATATTTACGGCAAAAAAGTGATGGCGGTTGAAACAGCTACAGGAACTTACAATGTCGTTGCTGAAGAAATTAATGAAGATCCAACAAGTGAAGCAGGAGTAGTCCGAGATGAAATGATTTATGCCCCTGTTGCAGGAGAAGTTGAAAGTTTAAAACAAGTGAATGACAAGATCTTTTCTGCTGAATTAATGGGTAAAGGAGCAGCAGTTAAACCAAGTGAGGGAATTGTCTATGCGCCGGCAGATGGTGTCATAACTGTGACCTTAGCGCATGCATACGGGATGAAGACAGACAAGGGCAGTGAAGTGTTGATTCATGTTGGACTGGACACAGTTGAGTTAAAAGGAGAAGGGTTTACTACTGCTGTTACTAATGGTCAAAGAGTGAAAAAAGGCGACCAAATAGGAACTTTTGATTTAGCTCTATTAGCTAATAAAGGCTACGATTCAACAGTTATGGTGATAATCACAAATACATTGTCTTATGCTAATGTGGAGCGAATAACTGGAAAAGAAGTTAAGGCAGGAGATCAGCTAATTGCTTTAACCCAAACGAATAGTGGTGCAATGTTGTAA
- a CDS encoding sucrose-6-phosphate hydrolase, whose product MMTQLTNWTTELRYQPYQSWSPEYIKNLLSKVQQSDWRLAYHIQPQSGLLNDPNGFSYFNNQWHLFYQAFPYGPVHGIKSWVHMISDDLVHWNYQGIPLLPDSQNDSHGVYSGSALPIDDKLFLMYTGNIRNHEWERKALQLGAWMNQENQVTKIETPLILTDTERYTQNFRDPQLFSYEDSYLAIIGAQDTELQGKIAVFESTNLTDWQWLGNLTYTDLPMGFMVECPNLVFIENQPVLLFCPQGLATSDLSYQNIYPNTYILGSSFTKKTLTIEDATTLRNLDEGFDVYATQAFNAPDGRALCVSWIGLPEIDYPTYEEGWLHCLSLVKELTIKDGELYQYPVQELKKLRTNQRSFSGKLAKNEQELISNTSFTYEAELKLPKNEIGELKLFADSLINQYLRLYFDTVSGKLTVDRSKSGVPFAEEFGVTREIDLPSHTELTLTIFVDHSVCEIFINHGFKVITLRLFPDETQTSLLISGINSGEYRGEIWELNRSLTP is encoded by the coding sequence ATGATGACACAACTTACTAACTGGACGACTGAATTACGCTACCAACCTTATCAAAGCTGGAGTCCAGAATATATAAAAAACTTACTAAGCAAGGTTCAACAATCAGATTGGCGTCTGGCTTATCATATTCAACCACAATCTGGATTACTAAACGATCCTAATGGTTTTTCTTATTTTAACAATCAATGGCACTTATTTTATCAGGCGTTTCCTTATGGACCTGTTCACGGTATTAAATCTTGGGTTCATATGATTTCTGATGATTTAGTCCATTGGAATTATCAAGGGATTCCACTCCTTCCAGATAGCCAAAATGATAGCCACGGGGTTTATTCAGGCTCTGCTTTGCCCATTGACGATAAGTTATTCTTAATGTATACCGGTAATATTCGCAATCACGAATGGGAGCGAAAAGCCTTGCAATTAGGAGCTTGGATGAATCAAGAGAATCAGGTTACGAAAATCGAAACACCATTAATTCTAACAGATACAGAACGTTATACCCAAAATTTTCGTGATCCACAACTATTCTCTTATGAAGATAGCTATTTAGCCATTATTGGCGCCCAAGATACAGAACTTCAAGGGAAAATTGCGGTCTTTGAGTCAACAAACCTGACCGATTGGCAATGGCTAGGTAATTTAACTTATACGGATTTACCAATGGGTTTTATGGTGGAATGTCCTAATTTAGTTTTTATTGAAAATCAACCCGTTTTATTATTTTGTCCACAGGGATTAGCGACCTCTGACTTAAGTTATCAAAATATCTATCCAAACACGTATATCCTAGGTAGCTCCTTTACTAAAAAGACGTTGACTATTGAAGATGCAACGACACTTAGAAATCTCGATGAGGGCTTTGATGTTTACGCAACTCAAGCTTTCAATGCTCCTGATGGGCGCGCATTATGTGTCAGTTGGATTGGTTTGCCCGAAATTGACTATCCTACCTATGAAGAAGGCTGGCTACATTGCTTAAGTTTAGTCAAGGAACTGACAATTAAAGATGGTGAACTTTATCAATATCCAGTCCAAGAACTAAAAAAACTTAGAACGAATCAGCGTTCATTTTCTGGTAAGTTAGCGAAGAACGAACAAGAATTAATCTCAAATACTTCTTTTACCTACGAAGCTGAATTAAAGCTTCCGAAAAATGAGATTGGAGAATTGAAACTTTTTGCTGATTCGCTGATAAATCAGTATTTACGCTTATATTTTGATACAGTATCTGGTAAACTAACGGTAGATCGATCAAAATCTGGAGTGCCCTTTGCAGAAGAGTTTGGAGTAACTCGAGAGATTGATTTGCCAAGTCATACAGAGCTTACTCTTACTATTTTTGTAGACCATTCTGTATGTGAGATTTTTATTAACCATGGATTTAAAGTAATCACCCTACGACTTTTCCCAGATGAAACTCAAACAAGCTTGCTAATTTCTGGTATAAATTCAGGAGAGTATCGCGGGGAAATATGGGAGCTAAATCGCTCATTAACTCCTTAA
- a CDS encoding LacI family DNA-binding transcriptional regulator produces the protein MTIKLTDVAKKAGVSATTVSRVINNYGYLSQKTIDKVHWAMNELNYQPNSLARSLQGKSTKLIGVIFPSVGNPFYGELIEKIENKLFEKGYKVILCNSADNKEKEQEYLRMLAANKVDGIIAGAHNLGIKEYENVSLPIVSFDRFLADSIPIVGGDNFQGGQIATQALIQSGGKNVAIFTGTNQSNSPTNSRLEGYLDTIQRFQLEPHVFEFDGQHSPALKSLEIRKILKEETVDSIFCTDDMTAILTMNEAKNLNLTLPDDLKLVGYDGTSFIQTYFPQLTTIVQPIDDCAMLLIDLLLQRIADKEAPLEREYTLPVKLIQGRST, from the coding sequence ATGACTATTAAATTAACCGATGTCGCTAAAAAAGCTGGCGTTTCTGCTACAACCGTTTCTCGAGTCATTAATAATTATGGCTATCTAAGTCAAAAAACTATCGACAAAGTTCACTGGGCAATGAATGAATTAAACTATCAACCTAATTCACTAGCCCGCTCCTTACAAGGTAAATCAACTAAATTAATTGGCGTCATCTTTCCTTCCGTTGGCAATCCTTTTTACGGTGAATTAATTGAAAAAATTGAAAATAAATTATTTGAAAAAGGCTATAAAGTTATTCTATGTAATAGTGCTGATAATAAAGAAAAAGAGCAAGAATATCTACGAATGTTGGCGGCTAACAAAGTGGACGGCATTATAGCTGGCGCTCATAATCTTGGAATTAAAGAATATGAAAATGTTAGTCTACCCATTGTTTCCTTTGATCGCTTCCTAGCAGATAGTATCCCGATTGTTGGTGGTGATAATTTCCAAGGTGGACAAATTGCTACCCAAGCATTAATTCAGAGTGGTGGGAAAAATGTAGCAATTTTTACTGGAACAAATCAATCTAATTCACCGACAAATAGTCGTTTAGAAGGTTATCTAGATACTATCCAGCGTTTCCAATTGGAACCTCATGTATTTGAATTCGATGGACAGCATTCACCCGCCTTGAAATCGTTAGAAATCAGAAAAATTCTAAAAGAAGAAACCGTTGATAGCATTTTTTGTACCGATGACATGACAGCGATTTTAACGATGAATGAAGCTAAAAATTTAAACTTAACTTTGCCTGATGATCTGAAACTTGTTGGGTACGATGGAACGTCATTCATTCAAACTTACTTTCCTCAGCTCACAACTATTGTTCAACCAATTGACGACTGTGCAATGTTATTAATTGATCTGTTATTGCAACGAATTGCCGATAAGGAAGCACCCTTAGAGCGAGAATATACTTTACCTGTAAAACTGATCCAAGGACGCTCAACTTAA
- a CDS encoding PTS sugar transporter subunit IIC, with product MNFIDNLSEKLLPIASKVNNQRHLGAIRDSFIVTMPLIMAASFFILLNAVVFSNEFVMKIIDLSALAGLAGIVNNGSMGILAILVCYNIGFNLATWYVKSGRINNPGFSPTHAGGLSLALMFMMMPLNSVVTLADGKTAEVAGVYLQGLTSSSGLFLAMLAALLGTELFVALSRFKKLRISMPDSVPPAVATSFNSLIPEVLVIIIFVIVIFTLDQTTGLTVPQIVDTIIQTPLKGFVLSAPGMLFLQFISDTLWVFGMHGSSILSPIKSAPMLEAIQENMTAFEAGKHIPNIVTEPFIGSFGLLGGGGCILPLIFAIFIVSKRKEQKDIAKLGLAPSLFNIAEPIMFGLPVVMNPIFLIPCALIPSINLIIAYLATSAGLIGRTVAAAPWITPPVIQAWVSTGGNIPAALLAIILLVLDVILFIPFVLASNKAAKIEAI from the coding sequence ATGAATTTTATTGACAACTTATCAGAGAAACTATTACCTATTGCTTCAAAAGTGAACAACCAGCGTCATCTTGGCGCTATTCGAGATAGCTTTATTGTAACGATGCCTTTAATTATGGCAGCATCCTTCTTTATTCTTTTAAATGCTGTTGTTTTTTCAAATGAATTTGTGATGAAAATTATTGATCTAAGTGCCTTAGCCGGTTTAGCGGGGATTGTAAATAATGGTTCTATGGGAATTTTAGCTATTCTAGTCTGTTATAATATTGGATTTAATTTAGCAACTTGGTATGTAAAATCTGGCAGAATTAATAACCCTGGATTTAGTCCTACTCATGCGGGTGGTTTGAGTTTAGCTTTAATGTTTATGATGATGCCTTTAAATAGTGTTGTCACTCTGGCTGATGGAAAAACTGCTGAAGTTGCAGGTGTATATCTGCAGGGGCTGACCTCTTCCTCTGGTTTATTCTTGGCAATGCTGGCTGCTTTGTTAGGGACTGAATTATTTGTCGCTTTATCACGTTTTAAAAAGTTACGTATTTCAATGCCTGATAGTGTTCCTCCTGCCGTTGCTACTTCGTTTAATTCTTTAATTCCAGAAGTGTTAGTAATTATTATTTTTGTAATCGTTATCTTCACACTGGATCAAACAACAGGCTTAACTGTTCCACAAATTGTTGACACTATTATTCAAACTCCATTAAAAGGCTTTGTCCTTTCTGCTCCTGGAATGTTATTTTTACAATTCATCTCAGATACTCTATGGGTCTTTGGGATGCACGGTTCAAGTATCTTATCTCCAATCAAATCAGCTCCAATGTTAGAAGCCATCCAAGAAAATATGACTGCTTTTGAAGCTGGAAAACATATTCCAAATATTGTCACTGAGCCTTTTATTGGTAGTTTTGGGCTGTTAGGTGGCGGTGGCTGTATCTTACCTTTAATCTTTGCAATTTTTATTGTTTCAAAAAGAAAAGAACAAAAAGATATTGCGAAGTTAGGTTTAGCTCCAAGTTTGTTTAATATTGCAGAACCTATTATGTTTGGTTTACCAGTTGTGATGAATCCTATTTTCTTAATTCCTTGTGCATTAATTCCATCCATTAACCTAATTATTGCTTATCTTGCTACAAGTGCCGGCTTAATTGGACGGACAGTTGCGGCGGCACCATGGATTACACCGCCCGTTATTCAAGCTTGGGTATCGACTGGTGGAAATATTCCAGCTGCCTTATTAGCCATCATCTTATTGGTTCTAGATGTTATCTTATTTATCCCATTTGTTTTAGCAAGCAATAAAGCAGCTAAAATCGAAGCAATTTAA
- a CDS encoding glycoside hydrolase family 3 N-terminal domain-containing protein encodes MANYKNPELTIHERITDLMARMTLEEKVGQVNQHLYGWKTYAKLDNTFELTDYLKDHVALGGGLGALYGLFRADPWSQVNEKNGVPAEDSWRLANKIQHYVITHSRLSIPVLFAEECPHGHQGLGSVSYPTNIGKGNSFNRALIEETSRNMAEELAMKGVHLALVSSLDLSRDPRWGRTEECYGEDPYLAAAFNHSIVKGFQQDLITDAQDFVHQTVGEINRQPSQIGVVLKHCIAQGDAIGGHNSGAVSIGERDFMELYYPLLKSTKNAVGVMAAYNDLDGVPCHSNHYLLETLLRKEIGYQGIVMADGTALDRLNSIYGSDELSAKNALFAGVDLSLWDQTYLSIVSGVEQNIIPMELLDKAVYRVLSIKFLLGLFENPYVEAPSQATLEKIKTYPLDNKKMALESITLLKNNGILPLKDEAKKIAVIGPNADAIYNQLGDYTAPQTEKMQQQTIFRELIKAFPTSSVEYALGCEIRNLANQESHIQAAVELAAKSDLIILVLGGSSARNFNMEFLSNGAVSSKGVNMDSGENVDLSSLALGGKQMDLFTELQTLNKPIVTVLIQGRPHDIETVCMNSDAVLTAWYPGQEGGSAIAALLTGEESPSGKLSLSYPRNSGQLPVYYYQRDIAMKEDYYDLKGSPLLPFGFGQTYTRFEYQKITVNNSNLTKNDLENGQHLHLTVSIKNTGSYDAKETILLFVKLAGGSVIQRKKILRGFEKYYFKKGEAQDIDFYLSYEDLCYYDADQRFKLAESFTILMDCLQEPFSFHSSTN; translated from the coding sequence ATGGCTAACTATAAAAATCCTGAATTAACGATTCATGAACGAATTACTGATTTAATGGCACGAATGACCTTAGAAGAAAAAGTCGGACAAGTCAATCAACACCTTTATGGTTGGAAAACCTATGCTAAACTCGATAATACTTTTGAACTGACAGATTACTTAAAAGATCATGTCGCTCTTGGCGGTGGACTAGGCGCACTCTATGGTTTATTTAGAGCAGATCCTTGGTCACAGGTTAATGAGAAAAACGGGGTCCCTGCTGAAGATAGCTGGCGACTTGCAAATAAAATTCAACACTATGTCATTACCCATTCTCGCTTAAGCATTCCAGTTTTATTTGCTGAGGAGTGTCCACATGGTCATCAAGGCTTAGGTAGCGTTTCCTATCCAACAAATATCGGAAAGGGAAATTCCTTTAATCGTGCGTTAATTGAGGAAACTTCACGGAATATGGCAGAAGAATTAGCGATGAAAGGCGTGCATCTAGCCCTAGTCTCTTCATTAGACTTAAGCCGTGATCCTCGTTGGGGCAGAACGGAAGAATGTTATGGGGAAGATCCTTATCTAGCAGCGGCTTTTAACCACTCGATTGTTAAAGGCTTTCAACAAGATTTAATCACCGATGCGCAAGATTTTGTACATCAAACGGTTGGAGAAATTAATCGCCAACCTTCGCAGATTGGCGTCGTTTTGAAGCATTGTATTGCTCAAGGTGATGCAATTGGCGGACATAATTCAGGAGCCGTTTCGATTGGCGAACGTGATTTTATGGAACTTTATTATCCGCTGCTTAAAAGCACCAAAAATGCGGTCGGTGTGATGGCTGCTTACAATGATCTAGACGGCGTTCCTTGTCATTCTAATCATTATTTATTGGAAACTTTATTGCGAAAAGAAATTGGCTATCAAGGGATTGTCATGGCTGACGGAACTGCTTTAGATCGCCTAAATAGTATTTATGGTTCAGACGAATTATCCGCTAAAAATGCTCTTTTTGCTGGCGTAGACTTAAGCCTTTGGGATCAAACTTATTTAAGCATTGTAAGTGGTGTAGAACAAAATATTATCCCGATGGAACTTCTTGATAAAGCTGTTTACCGTGTCCTAAGTATCAAATTTTTATTAGGCTTATTTGAAAATCCATATGTAGAAGCTCCAAGTCAAGCTACTTTAGAAAAAATAAAAACGTATCCTCTAGATAATAAAAAAATGGCTTTAGAAAGTATAACGCTATTAAAAAATAACGGAATATTGCCTTTAAAAGATGAAGCGAAAAAAATTGCTGTCATTGGTCCGAACGCTGATGCCATCTATAATCAGCTTGGTGACTATACTGCTCCCCAAACAGAAAAGATGCAACAGCAGACTATTTTTAGAGAGTTAATCAAAGCTTTTCCGACATCCAGTGTTGAGTATGCTCTAGGTTGTGAAATTCGGAATCTAGCTAATCAGGAATCTCATATTCAAGCAGCCGTAGAGTTAGCCGCTAAAAGTGATTTAATTATTTTAGTTCTTGGTGGATCAAGTGCCAGAAATTTTAATATGGAGTTTCTAAGTAACGGTGCGGTTTCTTCTAAGGGAGTCAATATGGATTCTGGCGAAAATGTCGATTTGTCTAGTCTAGCTCTCGGTGGTAAGCAGATGGACTTATTCACCGAGTTACAAACGTTAAATAAACCGATTGTCACTGTCTTAATTCAAGGTCGGCCACATGATATTGAAACAGTTTGTATGAATTCTGATGCAGTTTTAACAGCTTGGTATCCTGGTCAAGAAGGCGGAAGTGCCATTGCAGCTCTTCTGACTGGCGAAGAAAGTCCAAGTGGCAAATTAAGTCTTAGCTATCCACGAAATAGCGGGCAACTTCCAGTCTATTATTATCAACGGGATATTGCAATGAAAGAAGATTATTATGACTTAAAAGGCAGTCCGCTTCTTCCCTTCGGATTTGGTCAAACTTATACTCGTTTTGAGTATCAAAAAATAACAGTAAATAACTCAAATTTAACAAAAAATGATTTAGAAAATGGACAACACCTTCATTTAACTGTTTCAATTAAAAATACTGGTTCTTACGATGCAAAAGAAACTATTTTATTATTTGTAAAGCTAGCTGGTGGATCAGTCATTCAACGTAAAAAAATATTACGCGGCTTTGAAAAATATTATTTTAAAAAAGGAGAAGCCCAAGATATTGATTTTTATCTAAGCTATGAGGACTTATGTTACTATGATGCTGATCAACGTTTTAAATTAGCCGAATCTTTCACCATTTTGATGGATTGCTTACAAGAACCCTTCTCTTTCCATTCCTCTACAAACTAA
- the deoD gene encoding purine-nucleoside phosphorylase — MSFHIEAKKEDIAERVLLPGDPLRAKYIAETFLENAVCYNQVRGMLGYTGTYKGIPISVQGTGMGMPSAVIYIHELINDYNVKKLTRIGTCGALQEKIAMRDILIAQAAATNSSMIRNDFPTYDFPQIGSFELIDRAYHLGREKKMSIHVGNVLSDDSFYKDKEDFLRLGKYGVLGVEMETAGLYYMAAKFGVAALSLLTVSDHLITGEQTSVEERQTTFNEMIILALESMIG, encoded by the coding sequence ATGAGTTTTCATATTGAAGCAAAGAAAGAAGACATAGCTGAACGTGTCCTATTACCCGGGGATCCATTGCGAGCAAAGTATATTGCTGAAACTTTTTTGGAAAATGCTGTTTGTTACAACCAAGTTAGAGGCATGTTGGGCTACACAGGTACCTATAAAGGTATTCCAATTTCAGTTCAAGGAACAGGAATGGGTATGCCTTCAGCAGTTATTTATATCCATGAATTGATCAATGATTACAATGTTAAAAAGTTAACTCGTATTGGAACCTGTGGCGCGCTTCAAGAAAAAATTGCTATGAGAGATATCTTGATTGCACAAGCGGCTGCTACGAATTCATCAATGATCAGAAATGATTTTCCAACCTATGATTTTCCGCAAATTGGCTCATTTGAATTAATTGATCGTGCCTACCATTTAGGAAGAGAAAAAAAGATGTCTATCCATGTTGGAAATGTTCTATCGGATGATTCTTTCTATAAAGATAAAGAAGATTTCCTGCGCTTAGGCAAGTATGGAGTATTAGGCGTTGAAATGGAAACAGCAGGACTATACTATATGGCAGCAAAATTTGGTGTAGCAGCCTTATCTTTGTTGACAGTTAGTGATCACCTGATTACAGGTGAACAAACTTCTGTGGAAGAACGACAAACAACCTTTAATGAGATGATTATTCTTGCTTTAGAATCAATGATTGGATAG
- a CDS encoding Crp/Fnr family transcriptional regulator, protein MIENLKNIEIFSDLSNEELAAYEHFFRTRKYKKNHILMFENDDTEEIYFIHSGLLKIYRMHDGKEIILGIATPGDVIGETEALSDVDYRLSTVEALSDVTLLTISKKNFLFLIDTHPVILKRTYSILANRTRRLNRLIRYLTFFDVRRKVANLIVDFYYNFGTTNDGLSKIDMKINQSLFADMLGVSRESVSKTLSEFQHEKIIEFRGKYLHIIDKKKLFLICDEAEEFQDLRKWK, encoded by the coding sequence GTGATTGAAAACCTAAAAAATATTGAAATTTTTTCAGATCTATCGAATGAAGAACTCGCTGCCTACGAACACTTTTTTAGAACTAGAAAGTATAAGAAAAATCACATCCTAATGTTTGAAAATGATGATACTGAAGAAATCTACTTTATTCATTCGGGCTTACTCAAAATCTACCGAATGCATGACGGTAAAGAAATAATTCTTGGTATTGCAACACCTGGCGATGTAATTGGTGAAACAGAAGCACTTTCCGATGTTGACTATCGTCTTTCTACTGTGGAGGCACTTTCTGATGTGACCTTATTGACGATCTCTAAAAAGAACTTTCTTTTCTTAATTGATACGCATCCTGTTATTTTAAAAAGAACGTATTCTATTTTAGCCAATCGTACTCGACGTTTAAATCGACTGATTCGTTACTTAACCTTTTTCGATGTTCGTAGGAAGGTAGCCAATTTAATTGTTGATTTTTATTACAATTTTGGCACTACGAATGACGGACTTTCCAAAATCGATATGAAGATTAATCAATCGCTTTTTGCTGATATGTTAGGCGTTTCTCGTGAATCAGTTTCTAAAACACTCAGTGAGTTTCAACATGAAAAAATTATTGAATTTAGAGGGAAATACTTGCATATTATCGACAAGAAAAAATTATTTCTAATTTGTGATGAGGCAGAAGAATTTCAAGATTTAAGAAAGTGGAAATAA
- a CDS encoding GHKL domain-containing protein → MSKTSVLLLFYSTYSCKFGTYSKNHPYFTTKIKKANHGFGLKNIEKVVKNIKDILKFNKPLPNLNCVFLLKTTKKCVWLENDKI, encoded by the coding sequence GTGTCAAAAACAAGCGTACTTCTTTTGTTCTATTCAACATACAGCTGTAAATTTGGTACCTATTCAAAAAATCATCCTTATTTTACAACGAAAATAAAAAAAGCCAATCATGGATTCGGCTTAAAGAATATCGAAAAGGTTGTAAAAAATATCAAAGACATTTTGAAATTCAACAAACCTCTACCGAATTTAAATTGTGTGTTTTTGTTAAAAACAACTAAAAAATGTGTTTGGCTAGAAAACGATAAGATCTAG